The Listeria sp. PSOL-1 genome includes a region encoding these proteins:
- a CDS encoding cytochrome ubiquinol oxidase subunit I: MDKLFLARFQFASTTIFHFLFVPLSIGLVFMVALMQTLYVVKGKDVYKRMAKFWGHLFLINFAVGVVTGIIQEFQFGMNWSDYSRFVGDVFGAPLAIEALLAFFMESTFIGLWIFGWDRLGKKLHLACIWLVSIGTILSSFWILAANSFMQHPVAFTFKNGRAEMNDFWKLITNGQVLVEFPHVIFGAFATGAFFIAGVSAYKMLKKKDVQFFKRSFQIAMVMAVIGGFGTAFSGHSQAQYLVKTQPMKMAATEGVWNDTADPAPWNMIAGINSKKQKNDWEVRIPYALSFLSYSTFSGSVEGMNSLQKKYEKKYGPGDYIPPVKTSFWSFRIMVLAGMIMILTAIVGVILAWRKRLEHTTWYLKIMVPMIVFPFIANSMGWIMTEIGRQPWVVFGYMQTSQAVSPNVSSGQILFSIITFSTIYSILAIVLVYLFIRDIKKGPFGEQKEENTSVDPFDKGGEKVVTE; encoded by the coding sequence GTGGATAAATTATTTCTAGCCCGTTTCCAGTTCGCATCAACAACGATTTTTCACTTTCTCTTTGTGCCGCTATCTATCGGACTTGTTTTCATGGTAGCGCTCATGCAAACGTTGTATGTTGTGAAAGGAAAAGACGTATACAAAAGAATGGCGAAGTTTTGGGGGCATTTATTTTTAATTAACTTTGCGGTGGGGGTCGTGACAGGGATTATTCAAGAGTTCCAATTTGGTATGAACTGGTCTGATTATTCTCGCTTTGTAGGCGATGTTTTTGGAGCACCGCTTGCAATCGAAGCACTTCTTGCATTCTTTATGGAATCTACGTTTATTGGACTGTGGATTTTCGGATGGGACCGCCTAGGCAAAAAGCTTCATTTAGCTTGTATTTGGCTCGTTTCTATTGGGACGATCTTATCGAGTTTTTGGATTCTAGCAGCTAACTCGTTTATGCAGCATCCAGTCGCTTTTACTTTTAAAAACGGACGTGCTGAAATGAATGATTTTTGGAAATTGATTACAAATGGGCAAGTATTGGTTGAATTTCCACACGTTATTTTTGGTGCTTTTGCAACAGGTGCGTTCTTTATTGCCGGTGTCAGTGCGTATAAGATGCTTAAGAAAAAAGATGTACAATTTTTCAAGCGTTCTTTCCAAATTGCGATGGTAATGGCTGTTATCGGTGGTTTTGGGACGGCATTTAGTGGTCATTCGCAAGCACAATACTTAGTTAAAACGCAACCAATGAAAATGGCAGCAACAGAAGGTGTATGGAATGATACAGCTGACCCTGCACCGTGGAACATGATTGCTGGTATTAATTCAAAAAAACAAAAAAATGATTGGGAAGTACGAATTCCTTATGCTTTAAGTTTCTTATCTTATTCCACTTTCTCAGGTTCAGTGGAAGGTATGAATTCTTTACAAAAGAAATATGAGAAAAAATATGGTCCTGGTGATTATATTCCACCAGTAAAAACTTCATTCTGGAGTTTCCGTATTATGGTTCTTGCTGGTATGATCATGATTTTAACAGCGATAGTTGGTGTTATTCTTGCATGGCGTAAACGTTTAGAACATACAACTTGGTATTTAAAAATTATGGTACCGATGATTGTATTTCCATTTATAGCCAATTCAATGGGCTGGATTATGACTGAAATTGGACGTCAACCATGGGTTGTTTTTGGTTACATGCAAACGAGCCAGGCCGTTTCGCCTAATGTATCATCAGGGCAGATCCTGTTTTCGATCATTACATTTTCAACAATCTATTCCATTTTGGCCATCGTTCTTGTCTATCTATTTATTCGCGATATTAAAAAAGGACCATTTGGGGAACAAAAAGAGGAAAATACTTCTGTAGATCCATTTGATAAAGGGGGCGAAAAAGTTGTCACTGAATGA
- the cydB gene encoding cytochrome d ubiquinol oxidase subunit II — translation MSLNELWFLLIAILFIGFFFLEGFDFGVGMSTRFMARNDMERRVLINTIGPFWDANEVWLLTAGGAIFAAFPHWYATMFSGYYIPLVLFLLALIGRGVSFEFRSKKSSVAWAKTWDWVVFLGSLLPPFLLGVLFSSLIQGMPINSSMDMYAGFFDYITLFSVWGGLTITLICLLHGLLFITLRTEDDIQDRARRLAKRVWFITIPVLVIYVVLAFFFTDLFQVRPILVPLFIAIVVVMYVLSAIFIWKDRDVLAFTFGGLGIVFTVGTLFVGLFPRVMISSIDSAFDLTINNAASGQYSLSVMTIVAVSLLPFVLGYQVWSYYVFRKRVSSKEKMTY, via the coding sequence TTGTCACTGAATGAGTTATGGTTTCTGCTAATTGCAATTTTATTTATTGGATTCTTTTTCCTTGAAGGGTTTGATTTTGGCGTAGGGATGTCAACCCGTTTTATGGCTCGTAATGATATGGAACGGCGTGTTCTGATTAACACAATTGGCCCATTTTGGGATGCTAATGAGGTGTGGCTACTTACTGCTGGTGGGGCAATTTTTGCGGCATTTCCACATTGGTATGCTACGATGTTTAGCGGTTATTACATTCCGCTTGTCCTTTTCCTATTAGCGCTTATCGGCCGTGGTGTTTCGTTTGAGTTTCGGAGTAAAAAAAGCTCTGTTGCGTGGGCAAAAACTTGGGATTGGGTTGTTTTTCTTGGCAGCTTATTACCTCCGTTTTTATTAGGTGTTTTATTCTCAAGCTTAATCCAGGGAATGCCAATCAATTCTAGTATGGATATGTATGCAGGTTTCTTTGACTATATCACGCTGTTTTCTGTTTGGGGTGGACTGACCATTACGCTTATTTGTTTACTTCATGGGTTGCTGTTTATTACGCTTCGTACAGAAGATGATATTCAGGATCGTGCACGTCGTTTGGCAAAACGGGTTTGGTTTATTACAATTCCAGTACTTGTTATTTATGTAGTCTTAGCGTTCTTCTTTACAGATCTTTTCCAAGTTAGACCAATCCTTGTACCACTTTTTATTGCGATTGTTGTGGTGATGTACGTCCTTTCAGCTATTTTCATTTGGAAAGATCGTGATGTCCTTGCCTTTACATTTGGAGGCTTAGGTATTGTGTTCACTGTGGGAACACTCTTTGTAGGACTTTTCCCACGCGTGATGATCAGTTCAATTGATTCGGCATTTGACTTAACAATTAATAACGCAGCATCTGGACAATATTCCTTAAGTGTTATGACAATTGTAGCGGTATCATTACTTCCGTTTGTACTTGGCTATCAAGTTTGGAGTTACTATGTCTTCCGCAAACGCGTTTCTAGTAAGGAGAAAATGACGTATTAA
- the cydD gene encoding thiol reductant ABC exporter subunit CydD yields MGKELFNYPRIKWILSLLAVFTTIQAVAIIVMARFLARAITDLFHGKAFSDVVVQISLFLVAYFVRHFLNVWKKQMVYTYAAKIGSKMREELLENIFVLGPRFTSEIGTGKIVTMVMEGIQNFRRYLELFLPKFVNMMLIPAIIWIYIVMQDTTSAIILFVTLPILILFLIILGLAAKKQADSQFDSYRILSNHFVDSLKGLETLKYLGLSRSHEKSIAGTSKRYRKATMKTLRVAFLSSFALDFFTMLSIAVVALFLGLGLIDGLTSLPVALAILILAPEYFLPVRELGSDYHATLDGQEAGREIQDIIHRGKQQKQLENGTMANEYSANSIFRLQNISVQHDTAGLRSLSQIDLTVSGVEKIGIIGATGSGKSTMIDVLSGFLRPTSGHFTLDEDDHVRLTSKEWQKQVTYIPQHPYLFHATIADNIRFYHPKASDEQVENAATAAGLTDMIAETHAGYETIVGEAGRLLSGGQEQRIALARAFLSDRRIVLMDEPTAHLDIETEYELKKPMLELFQNRLVFFATHRLHWMLEMDRIIVLDHGQVVEMGTHDDLIQEKGYYYRLVKAQLEEI; encoded by the coding sequence ATGGGAAAAGAATTATTTAACTATCCAAGAATTAAATGGATTCTTAGCTTACTTGCTGTTTTTACAACGATTCAAGCTGTAGCAATTATTGTGATGGCGCGTTTTTTAGCACGTGCCATCACTGATTTATTTCATGGTAAAGCATTTTCCGATGTTGTCGTACAAATAAGTCTCTTTTTAGTGGCTTATTTTGTGCGACATTTTTTAAACGTATGGAAAAAGCAAATGGTTTACACTTACGCAGCGAAAATTGGCAGTAAAATGAGAGAAGAATTATTAGAAAATATATTTGTACTTGGGCCACGATTTACAAGTGAAATAGGAACTGGAAAAATTGTAACCATGGTAATGGAAGGGATTCAGAATTTTAGACGCTATTTAGAGTTGTTTTTGCCTAAATTTGTAAATATGATGTTGATCCCGGCGATTATTTGGATTTATATTGTAATGCAAGATACTACTTCGGCAATTATTCTTTTTGTTACGCTACCCATTTTAATCTTATTTTTAATTATTCTTGGTTTGGCAGCTAAAAAGCAAGCAGATTCACAATTTGACTCTTATCGCATTTTATCTAATCACTTTGTGGATTCGCTCAAAGGTCTTGAGACATTAAAATATCTTGGTTTAAGTCGTAGTCATGAGAAAAGTATTGCTGGAACAAGTAAACGGTATCGAAAAGCCACAATGAAAACATTACGTGTTGCTTTTCTTTCTTCCTTTGCTTTAGACTTTTTTACGATGCTTTCCATTGCTGTTGTTGCCTTGTTTCTAGGGCTAGGCTTAATTGATGGTTTAACTAGTTTACCTGTTGCTTTGGCGATTTTAATTCTCGCACCAGAATATTTTTTACCTGTACGTGAGCTAGGGAGCGATTATCATGCTACGCTTGACGGACAAGAAGCAGGCCGTGAGATTCAGGACATTATTCATCGTGGTAAACAGCAAAAACAACTTGAAAATGGCACAATGGCTAATGAATATTCAGCTAACAGCATCTTTCGTTTGCAAAATATTTCTGTACAACATGATACAGCAGGACTCCGTTCGCTTTCTCAAATCGATTTGACCGTTTCGGGGGTTGAGAAAATTGGTATTATTGGAGCTACGGGATCAGGCAAGTCGACAATGATTGATGTTTTAAGTGGATTTTTAAGACCTACGTCTGGTCATTTTACATTGGATGAAGATGATCATGTTCGACTAACAAGCAAAGAATGGCAGAAACAAGTGACTTATATTCCGCAACATCCTTATCTATTTCACGCTACCATTGCTGACAATATTCGTTTTTATCATCCTAAAGCAAGTGATGAACAGGTGGAAAATGCCGCAACAGCAGCTGGACTTACAGATATGATTGCAGAAACACATGCTGGATATGAAACGATTGTCGGAGAAGCCGGGCGCTTGTTGAGTGGCGGTCAAGAGCAGAGAATCGCACTGGCACGCGCATTCTTATCTGACCGACGAATTGTGCTAATGGATGAACCCACAGCTCATTTAGACATTGAAACGGAATATGAATTGAAAAAACCAATGCTAGAACTATTTCAAAATAGGCTCGTTTTCTTTGCTACACACCGTTTGCACTGGATGCTTGAAATGGATAGGATTATTGTACTTGATCATGGACAGGTAGTTGAAATGGGGACACACGATGATCTCATTCAAGAAAAAGGTTATTACTATCGCTTAGTTAAAGCGCAGTTGGAGGAGATATGA
- the cydC gene encoding thiol reductant ABC exporter subunit CydC — MRRSSWIKPYIKQNLRLFLIVIFLGVLTFSAGAALMFTSGHLISKSSLMPESIMAVYVATVGVRTFGILRSVSRYVERLASHSLVLRILEKMRVRLYRILEPQSLLIKARYRTGDILGLLTDDIEHLQNFYLTTMLPAIVSLILYLGVVIAIGVFSVSFAIVFLVLIGLLVFVLPWISLLYARTKNAWLKQGRNRLYQQFTDTVFGISDLLFSGREKSFIKQYEKDEQELLSVETKQFHFVNWRDFFGQLVMGALVVTALYFSANEVHQGAFSATLIAAFTLAMMSLAEAFIPVASAVSDASLYQDSLTRLDQIEVPNEPEKAERINTEQVKICANQLTFKYQKDGRKILDQFHFELEQGKKVAIIGRSGTGKSTLLKLIQGALKPTSGQITINDIDATKLTSQMAEMTAMLNQKAHLFSTSVLNNIRLGNPDATDEEVHQAAKQVKIHDFIMSMPEGYQTQMSEMGARFSGGERQRIALARILLQDTPVVILDEPTVGLDPVTERDLLATIFETLKDKSLIWVTHHLVGVKKMDQVIFLEEGKVLMEGTHQELLAHMPRYQHLYRLDRPIDL; from the coding sequence ATGCGGAGAAGTAGCTGGATAAAACCATATATTAAGCAAAATCTTAGGCTGTTTCTAATCGTTATTTTTCTCGGTGTGTTAACATTTTCTGCGGGTGCGGCGTTAATGTTTACTTCAGGACATCTGATTTCTAAAAGTTCGCTTATGCCAGAATCGATTATGGCAGTTTATGTGGCAACGGTTGGGGTAAGGACGTTTGGTATCTTGCGTTCGGTTTCACGCTATGTGGAACGTCTTGCTAGCCATTCCTTAGTACTTAGAATCTTGGAAAAAATGCGCGTACGCTTGTATCGAATTCTAGAGCCGCAATCACTACTTATTAAAGCGCGTTACCGGACAGGAGATATTCTTGGCCTTTTAACCGATGATATTGAGCATTTGCAAAACTTTTATTTAACAACAATGCTCCCTGCTATTGTTAGTTTGATCCTTTATTTAGGTGTAGTGATTGCAATTGGTGTATTCTCTGTTTCGTTTGCTATTGTCTTCTTGGTTTTAATTGGCTTGTTAGTTTTTGTTTTGCCTTGGATTTCTTTACTTTATGCACGAACTAAAAATGCGTGGCTAAAACAGGGGCGAAACAGACTTTATCAACAGTTTACGGATACCGTTTTTGGAATTAGTGACTTACTCTTTAGTGGACGTGAAAAGTCTTTTATTAAGCAGTATGAAAAAGATGAGCAAGAGTTATTAAGTGTTGAAACAAAGCAGTTTCATTTTGTGAATTGGCGCGATTTCTTTGGTCAGCTGGTGATGGGGGCTTTGGTTGTTACTGCGCTTTATTTTAGTGCAAATGAGGTTCATCAAGGCGCTTTTTCGGCAACATTGATTGCAGCTTTTACACTTGCGATGATGTCCCTTGCGGAAGCTTTTATTCCTGTTGCAAGTGCTGTTAGTGATGCGTCACTTTATCAAGATTCGCTAACGCGCCTTGACCAAATTGAAGTGCCAAATGAACCGGAAAAAGCAGAACGAATCAACACCGAACAAGTAAAAATTTGTGCGAACCAATTAACCTTTAAATATCAAAAAGATGGACGAAAGATCCTTGATCAGTTTCATTTTGAATTAGAGCAAGGCAAGAAAGTGGCGATTATTGGCCGAAGTGGAACAGGCAAGTCAACGTTGTTAAAACTTATTCAAGGTGCCTTAAAGCCGACTTCTGGTCAGATAACAATAAATGATATCGACGCTACTAAGCTTACTTCACAAATGGCTGAAATGACAGCGATGCTTAATCAAAAAGCTCATTTGTTTAGCACGTCTGTTTTAAATAATATTCGCCTTGGGAACCCAGATGCAACAGATGAAGAAGTTCATCAAGCTGCAAAACAAGTGAAAATTCATGATTTTATTATGAGTATGCCTGAAGGTTACCAAACACAGATGTCCGAGATGGGTGCACGTTTTTCTGGTGGTGAGCGGCAACGCATTGCGCTTGCACGTATTTTACTTCAAGATACTCCGGTTGTGATACTAGATGAACCTACTGTAGGGCTTGATCCTGTAACTGAACGTGATCTATTAGCCACTATTTTTGAAACATTGAAAGATAAATCACTGATTTGGGTTACGCATCATTTAGTTGGTGTAAAGAAAATGGATCAAGTAATTTTTCTTGAAGAAGGTAAAGTATTAATGGAAGGTACACATCAGGAGCTATTAGCACATATGCCAAGATATCAACATTTATATCGCCTTGATCGTCCAATTGATCTATAG
- a CDS encoding gluconokinase, whose translation MNHYIMGVDIGTSSTKAVLFDQSGNIIMNYAVHYELITDIDGKAEQDPAEIFAAVVEAIQGVMARSNLERDKLKAVSFSAAMHSLILIDNHDKPITNCITWADRRSGILLEHLKQAFHLNRLYERTGTPIHPMSPFAKLCWLNKTAPEKIAQTKIICGIKSYCLYQFFGEWLIDESLASGSGLYNTKAGAWDDEALEIAQVSTTKLPKVVAETYQLKGMSAEWIKQLGLSRETIFVMGGNDGAMANLGIQATGVHDVTVTVGTSGAVRKTTDHFETDHLSRTFCYHLGEKMFVRGGAVNNGGKTIEWALQQFASMELQQTKDYGQLMEDAAKISLGADGLIFLPYLLGERAPFWTSEIRGAFLGLTINHTPAHMIRAVIEGVALNLASVYEAVKAENDVIYVSGGISRHAFWCQLLADVFNRKVFVPHTVEGSSLGAAIIAMYSIGLIDDLKLPKKPKIIASYTPNTERSKKYQSLLTIFEQAATSLKVTNQEIIKWQNEQ comes from the coding sequence ATGAATCACTATATTATGGGTGTAGATATTGGAACATCAAGTACAAAAGCTGTTCTGTTTGATCAATCCGGGAACATCATTATGAATTATGCTGTACACTATGAATTAATAACCGATATTGATGGAAAAGCAGAACAAGATCCTGCTGAAATTTTCGCAGCAGTAGTGGAAGCGATACAAGGTGTAATGGCTAGGAGTAATCTTGAACGTGATAAATTAAAAGCGGTTTCATTTAGTGCGGCAATGCACAGTTTAATCTTGATTGATAACCATGATAAGCCAATAACAAATTGTATTACTTGGGCAGATAGGCGAAGTGGTATTTTATTAGAACATTTGAAACAAGCGTTTCATTTAAATCGATTATATGAACGAACTGGAACACCTATTCATCCAATGAGCCCGTTTGCTAAACTTTGTTGGTTAAATAAAACAGCACCAGAAAAAATTGCACAAACAAAGATAATTTGTGGAATTAAAAGCTACTGCCTTTACCAATTTTTCGGGGAGTGGCTGATCGATGAATCACTTGCTTCTGGATCTGGCCTGTATAATACAAAGGCAGGCGCTTGGGATGATGAGGCACTTGAGATCGCCCAAGTTTCAACAACAAAATTGCCTAAAGTTGTTGCGGAAACTTATCAATTAAAAGGGATGAGCGCAGAGTGGATAAAGCAGTTAGGTCTTTCACGAGAAACCATTTTTGTAATGGGTGGAAATGATGGAGCGATGGCCAATTTAGGGATCCAAGCAACGGGAGTACACGATGTAACGGTAACGGTTGGAACAAGTGGTGCCGTTAGGAAAACAACAGATCATTTTGAGACAGATCATTTAAGCCGTACATTTTGCTATCATCTAGGTGAAAAGATGTTCGTTAGAGGTGGCGCTGTAAATAACGGTGGTAAAACGATTGAATGGGCATTGCAACAGTTTGCCTCAATGGAATTACAGCAAACAAAAGATTATGGCCAATTAATGGAAGATGCGGCGAAGATATCACTTGGTGCGGATGGCTTGATTTTTTTGCCATACTTACTAGGTGAACGTGCACCGTTTTGGACAAGTGAGATTCGTGGGGCGTTTTTAGGCTTAACGATTAATCATACGCCTGCTCATATGATTCGAGCGGTTATTGAAGGTGTAGCATTAAATTTAGCAAGTGTTTATGAAGCGGTGAAAGCAGAAAACGATGTTATTTATGTATCAGGAGGGATTTCTCGACATGCTTTTTGGTGTCAATTATTAGCAGACGTTTTTAACCGTAAAGTATTTGTACCACATACTGTTGAAGGATCGAGTTTAGGCGCTGCAATTATTGCGATGTATTCGATCGGGTTAATTGATGATTTAAAATTGCCTAAGAAACCAAAAATAATTGCTAGTTATACCCCAAACACTGAACGCTCGAAGAAATATCAGAGCTTGCTTACGATCTTTGAACAAGCTGCTACAAGTTTGAAGGTAACAAATCAAGAAATAATCAAATGGCAGAATGAACAATAA
- the dnaX gene encoding DNA polymerase III subunit gamma/tau codes for MAYQALYRVFRPQSFEDVVGQSHVTRTLQNAISQNKTSHAYLFSGPRGTGKTSAAKIFAKAINCENSINGEPCNDCDICHGITDGTVPDVLEIDAASNNGVEEIRDIREKVKYAPTIAKYKVYIIDEVHMLSTGAFNALLKTLEEPPKHVIFILATTEPHKLPLTIISRVQRFDFKRITTQDIVERMCYILEEENIVYDKKALMIVAQAAEGGMRDALSLLDQVISYGSEEVTVADALEITGSVAQSLLVELVSGIMRQDAAGTLTTLSKLFVEGKDPARLIEDLLVFFRDILLFQKAPNLEEVLERALVDDEFQQLAKEASASKIYQYVKVLNDTEGQMRFSNHPGVYVEVALVQLTQIGTESLPTQEGTSEDFTSLQNEMNELRSQFTALKKQVENGAIETTKTSEPKPTRSKKANMNNSKKFKAPIGKINHVLSTAKKQNLQLIRGAWSELLSMLLASQAALLNDAEPVAASDDTFVLKFKHEIHCQMAMDNATFVETLSTNISKLTKSNYAFIGIPEVQWMEVREEFIQSQGMGPNEEEAVDQAVETAPNDDKFVSEALKLVGEDLLEIKE; via the coding sequence ATGGCATATCAAGCATTATATCGTGTTTTTAGACCACAATCGTTTGAAGATGTTGTTGGCCAAAGCCATGTCACAAGGACACTTCAAAACGCCATCTCTCAAAACAAAACATCACATGCATATCTTTTTAGTGGTCCGAGAGGTACCGGAAAAACCAGTGCTGCAAAAATTTTTGCCAAAGCAATAAATTGTGAGAATAGCATAAATGGCGAGCCATGTAATGACTGTGATATTTGCCATGGGATTACAGATGGAACGGTTCCCGATGTGCTAGAAATTGATGCCGCAAGTAATAATGGCGTGGAAGAAATCCGTGACATTCGTGAAAAGGTAAAATATGCACCAACTATTGCTAAGTATAAAGTATATATCATCGATGAAGTGCACATGCTTTCAACAGGGGCTTTTAACGCGCTTTTAAAAACATTAGAAGAACCACCAAAGCATGTTATTTTTATTTTGGCTACAACAGAGCCGCATAAATTACCACTGACGATCATTTCACGTGTGCAGCGCTTTGATTTTAAACGAATAACAACACAAGATATCGTTGAACGCATGTGCTACATTTTAGAGGAAGAAAATATTGTTTACGATAAAAAGGCATTAATGATTGTTGCCCAGGCGGCAGAAGGTGGCATGCGTGATGCACTTAGCTTGCTTGATCAGGTGATTTCTTATGGCTCAGAAGAAGTGACAGTAGCTGATGCGCTTGAGATTACGGGCTCAGTTGCACAAAGTTTACTCGTAGAACTTGTCTCTGGAATTATGAGGCAAGATGCGGCTGGTACACTTACCACACTTTCCAAACTGTTTGTTGAAGGGAAAGACCCAGCGCGTCTTATAGAAGATTTATTAGTGTTTTTCCGTGATATTTTACTTTTTCAAAAAGCGCCTAATTTAGAAGAAGTGTTAGAGCGAGCCTTAGTAGACGACGAGTTCCAGCAGTTAGCTAAAGAGGCTAGTGCAAGTAAAATCTATCAATATGTAAAAGTTTTAAATGACACAGAAGGACAAATGCGTTTTTCTAATCATCCAGGAGTATATGTTGAAGTGGCACTAGTGCAGTTAACACAAATTGGAACAGAAAGTTTGCCTACCCAAGAAGGCACAAGTGAAGATTTCACATCTTTACAAAATGAAATGAATGAATTGCGTTCTCAATTTACTGCACTAAAAAAGCAAGTTGAAAACGGTGCAATCGAAACAACGAAAACGTCAGAGCCAAAACCAACTCGCAGTAAGAAAGCAAATATGAATAACAGTAAGAAGTTCAAAGCACCAATTGGTAAAATCAATCATGTATTAAGCACAGCCAAAAAACAAAATTTACAGCTTATTCGCGGTGCTTGGAGCGAACTGCTCTCCATGTTGCTCGCCTCACAAGCTGCACTTTTGAATGACGCTGAGCCAGTTGCTGCATCAGACGACACTTTTGTGTTAAAATTTAAGCATGAAATTCATTGTCAAATGGCAATGGACAATGCTACTTTTGTCGAAACGCTTAGCACCAATATTTCCAAATTAACAAAAAGCAATTACGCTTTTATTGGGATTCCAGAAGTGCAGTGGATGGAAGTGCGCGAAGAGTTTATCCAAAGCCAAGGCATGGGCCCAAATGAGGAAGAAGCTGTAGACCAAGCAGTTGAAACGGCACCAAACGACGATAAATTTGTCTCAGAAGCCCTAAAGCTTGTTGGTGAAGATTTGCTAGAAATTAAAGAATAA
- a CDS encoding YbaB/EbfC family nucleoid-associated protein yields MRGMGNMQGMMKQMQKMQKEMAKAQTEVEATEFTGTAGGGMVTVKVTGKREVLAVTIKEDVVDPEDIEMLQDLVLTATNDALKQVEDTTSQKMGKFTQGMNLPGF; encoded by the coding sequence ATGCGTGGAATGGGAAATATGCAAGGTATGATGAAACAAATGCAAAAGATGCAAAAAGAAATGGCCAAAGCACAAACAGAGGTGGAAGCTACAGAATTTACTGGAACAGCTGGCGGTGGCATGGTTACTGTAAAAGTTACTGGGAAACGTGAAGTTTTAGCAGTGACAATTAAAGAAGATGTCGTTGATCCAGAAGATATTGAAATGTTACAAGACCTTGTCCTTACAGCAACAAATGACGCTTTAAAACAAGTAGAAGACACAACGTCACAAAAAATGGGTAAATTTACTCAAGGCATGAATTTACCAGGATTTTAA
- the recR gene encoding recombination mediator RecR produces MYYPEPITKLMDSFMKLPGIGPKSAARLAFYVLNMKEDDVLEFAKSLVDVKRDLTFCSVCGHITDKDPCYICADSSRDRGIICVVEEPKDVIAMEKMRDYNGLYHVLHGTISPMDGIGPEDIHIPDLLKRLQDDAVEEVILATNPNVEGEATAMYISRLIKPSGIKVTRIAHGLPVGGDLEYADEVTLSKALEGRREV; encoded by the coding sequence ATGTATTATCCAGAGCCGATTACAAAACTTATGGATAGTTTTATGAAATTGCCAGGAATCGGGCCAAAATCGGCTGCAAGACTAGCATTTTATGTTTTAAATATGAAAGAAGATGATGTGCTGGAGTTTGCTAAATCTTTAGTGGACGTCAAGCGGGATCTTACATTTTGCTCAGTATGCGGTCATATTACAGATAAAGACCCCTGTTATATCTGCGCAGATTCCTCTAGAGATCGAGGGATTATCTGCGTTGTAGAAGAGCCAAAAGATGTGATCGCAATGGAGAAAATGCGTGATTATAACGGGCTTTACCATGTGCTTCACGGAACGATTTCACCAATGGATGGAATTGGTCCAGAAGATATTCACATTCCCGACCTATTAAAACGTCTTCAAGATGACGCAGTAGAAGAAGTCATTTTAGCAACGAATCCAAATGTGGAAGGTGAAGCAACAGCAATGTACATTTCAAGGCTTATCAAACCAAGTGGTATCAAGGTGACGCGAATTGCTCATGGATTACCGGTTGGTGGAGATTTAGAATATGCGGATGAAGTTACTTTATCAAAGGCATTAGAAGGCAGAAGAGAAGTTTAA
- a CDS encoding YaaL family protein: protein MHKKYDRYLMDLIDKTQENWHKQKVLVHKSFGYNSQLEYEEKKAEAKYFYLFKEARYRQVKGK from the coding sequence ATGCATAAAAAATATGATCGCTATTTGATGGATTTAATTGATAAAACGCAAGAAAATTGGCACAAGCAGAAAGTGCTGGTGCATAAGAGTTTTGGTTATAATTCTCAACTTGAATATGAAGAGAAGAAAGCTGAAGCGAAGTATTTTTATTTATTTAAAGAAGCTCGTTACCGACAAGTCAAAGGAAAATAA
- the dhaM gene encoding dihydroxyacetone kinase phosphoryl donor subunit DhaM, with amino-acid sequence MTKDDGIVIISHSKDVARGIYDLIKQIAADVPITYAGGTEDDGIGTSFDKVNQAFEKNPAQKIYAFYDLGSAKMNIETVKGLSDKEIFLCNAPILEGAYVAAAQLQIDGDEETVKQTLQPIEIK; translated from the coding sequence ATGACTAAAGATGATGGAATCGTTATTATCTCCCACTCTAAAGATGTAGCAAGAGGCATTTATGATCTGATTAAACAAATTGCAGCGGATGTTCCTATCACATATGCTGGTGGGACAGAAGATGATGGCATCGGCACTAGTTTTGATAAAGTAAATCAAGCATTTGAAAAGAACCCTGCTCAAAAAATTTATGCTTTTTATGATTTAGGTAGTGCTAAAATGAACATTGAAACTGTAAAGGGATTATCTGATAAAGAAATTTTTCTTTGTAACGCACCGATCTTAGAGGGAGCCTATGTAGCTGCGGCTCAACTACAAATTGATGGAGATGAGGAAACCGTTAAACAAACGTTACAGCCAATCGAAATCAAATAA